Proteins found in one Balneola sp. genomic segment:
- a CDS encoding amidohydrolase, producing MSLRNRIIELSRTYKDEMIATRRHLHQYPEVSFKEFETTKYIKQKLGDLGIPFESPLETGCVGILEGGKKSNRVIALRADIDALPMEEEGKYKSEFFSKKPGAAHCCGHDAHTANLLGAAKILSELKDEIEGTVLLVFQPGEEKLPGGGKLLCDTGFLQDKKVSAIFGLHTSPSHKPGTIAVKSGPLMGSPDEFEAEIFGKGGHAARPHEAVDPIVITSQFITTAQTIVSRSVDPTEPAVVTIGRIEGGTAHNVIPESVKIWGTVRTLNKETADLIANRLETLLKGITEGAGGSYEFSFNRGYPAVINTEPETEQVVSTMASLFGDESVIHMERPIMAGEDFSFYQQHFPGAFFFVGSGSEESESTYVWHHPKYNVDDRFFDTACPLMVSLALATS from the coding sequence ATGTCTCTTAGAAATCGAATAATTGAGCTTTCAAGAACATATAAAGATGAAATGATAGCCACCAGAAGGCATCTGCATCAATATCCTGAAGTAAGCTTTAAAGAATTTGAAACAACAAAATATATCAAGCAAAAGCTTGGAGACCTGGGAATACCTTTTGAAAGCCCACTTGAAACGGGGTGTGTGGGAATACTTGAGGGAGGAAAAAAATCAAATCGAGTGATAGCTCTTCGAGCTGATATCGACGCCCTACCAATGGAAGAAGAGGGGAAGTACAAAAGTGAATTCTTCTCAAAAAAACCTGGTGCTGCGCATTGTTGCGGACATGATGCACATACAGCAAATCTATTGGGAGCGGCAAAGATTTTGTCGGAGCTTAAGGATGAAATTGAAGGGACAGTATTACTCGTATTTCAACCTGGAGAAGAGAAGTTACCTGGTGGGGGAAAGCTATTATGCGATACAGGCTTTCTTCAGGACAAAAAAGTATCCGCCATTTTTGGGCTTCACACTTCTCCTTCACATAAACCTGGTACCATTGCAGTTAAATCCGGCCCACTTATGGGGAGCCCAGATGAATTTGAAGCAGAAATTTTTGGAAAGGGAGGGCATGCTGCCAGACCTCATGAGGCTGTTGACCCGATTGTTATTACTTCACAATTCATAACTACAGCTCAAACTATTGTAAGTCGGAGTGTTGATCCAACCGAACCTGCAGTTGTTACCATTGGTCGAATTGAAGGAGGAACAGCCCATAATGTGATTCCAGAAAGCGTAAAGATATGGGGCACTGTCCGAACACTAAATAAAGAAACCGCTGATTTGATAGCGAATCGGCTGGAGACTTTATTAAAAGGGATTACAGAGGGAGCCGGAGGAAGTTATGAGTTTAGTTTTAACCGCGGTTATCCGGCTGTAATAAATACTGAACCGGAAACGGAACAGGTGGTTTCAACTATGGCGTCTCTTTTTGGGGATGAATCTGTAATACATATGGAACGTCCCATCATGGCAGGTGAGGATTTTTCTTTTTATCAGCAACATTTCCCAGGAGCCTTCTTTTTTGTTGGAAGCGGAAGTGAGGAATCTGAATCGACCTATGTATGGCACCATCCAAAATATAATGTAGACGATAGATTTTTTGATACAGCCTGCCCGTTGATGGTATCACTGGCATTAGCCACTTCTTAA
- a CDS encoding FAD-binding oxidoreductase, whose amino-acid sequence MRQSARQSLWEDALYDQKYDLAVIGGGLTGLSTAYFFKKKHPRAKVLVIDRGFFPIGASTRNAGFACIGTIGEFISDLEIDTEDQLKRRISDRYSGLKLLREVIGDEHLEYQHTGGYELFTDSDDFATVCSKIELFNNWMKELVGSEALFKKTEYRGYPAIFNPIEGMLHPGKMIQALIEMNSQLGVQFRWNTDVEELDHANGLIHAEQGVSIHSELLILTSNAFTQKILPDTSIKPGRGFVFVTSKIEDLKWKGTFHYDKGYVYFRNLGNDRLLIGGGRNADYQTEETDEFGVNESIKEYMTDFTNNIIKPPKGWQIEREWSGIMGFTETKSPILEFVSDNCVIAAGLSGMGVAMGMKLGESAANIFDY is encoded by the coding sequence ATGAGACAATCTGCTAGACAGTCGCTTTGGGAAGATGCACTTTATGATCAAAAGTACGATTTAGCTGTTATCGGAGGTGGCTTAACAGGATTATCTACTGCTTATTTCTTCAAAAAAAAGCACCCAAGAGCAAAAGTTTTAGTTATTGATCGGGGCTTCTTCCCAATTGGAGCAAGTACCAGGAATGCAGGATTCGCTTGTATTGGAACTATAGGTGAGTTTATATCTGACCTGGAAATAGATACAGAAGATCAGCTCAAGAGGCGGATCAGTGATAGATATTCTGGGTTAAAACTGCTAAGAGAAGTAATAGGTGATGAGCACCTTGAATATCAGCACACAGGAGGGTATGAGCTTTTCACCGATTCTGATGATTTTGCTACTGTTTGTTCAAAAATTGAATTATTTAATAATTGGATGAAGGAACTGGTAGGCAGCGAAGCTCTTTTCAAGAAAACGGAATACCGAGGATACCCAGCCATCTTCAACCCAATCGAAGGGATGTTACATCCTGGCAAAATGATCCAGGCACTTATTGAAATGAATTCACAGTTGGGGGTGCAATTCAGGTGGAATACCGATGTGGAAGAATTGGATCATGCCAATGGCTTAATTCATGCTGAACAGGGAGTTTCTATACATTCTGAGTTATTGATTCTCACTTCAAATGCATTTACCCAAAAAATATTACCGGATACCTCGATTAAGCCGGGAAGAGGTTTTGTATTTGTTACTTCAAAAATCGAGGACTTGAAGTGGAAGGGTACGTTTCATTACGATAAAGGCTATGTGTATTTCAGAAACCTTGGGAATGATCGGCTATTAATTGGTGGTGGTAGAAATGCAGACTATCAAACAGAAGAAACCGATGAGTTTGGAGTTAATGAATCTATCAAAGAGTATATGACTGATTTTACCAATAATATAATTAAGCCTCCTAAGGGGTGGCAGATTGAGAGAGAGTGGTCGGGGATAATGGGATTTACTGAAACCAAATCTCCGATATTGGAATTCGTATCTGATAACTGTGTAATAGCAGCTGGCTTAAGCGGCATGGGAGTAGCAATGGGCATGAAGCTGGGAGAGTCTGCCGCTAATATATTCGACTACTGA
- a CDS encoding CoA pyrophosphatase, which yields MRPYPAHLKNPSFKSNNVENGNYRNSSVLVPITSWTGELELILTLRTSGIKHGGQLSFPGGGKEGNETFEQTALRESREEIGISENEVSVVGNLTPLYVNHSNNMVTPVVGFIDQAQDFRLNPNEVDEVFTVSLSELASTKNRKREEWQLRDTPYIVPFWDIHRVPLWGATAMMISELLELYREYTDQ from the coding sequence ATGAGACCGTACCCAGCTCATCTCAAAAACCCCTCTTTTAAATCCAATAATGTAGAAAATGGAAATTATCGCAATAGCAGTGTGTTGGTACCCATTACATCATGGACTGGCGAACTTGAATTGATTCTTACCTTACGAACATCCGGAATTAAGCATGGAGGCCAATTAAGCTTTCCTGGAGGTGGTAAAGAAGGAAATGAAACCTTTGAACAAACAGCTTTAAGGGAATCCAGAGAAGAAATCGGGATTTCAGAAAATGAGGTATCGGTTGTAGGAAATCTGACTCCCTTATATGTAAACCATTCGAATAATATGGTAACACCTGTGGTGGGTTTTATTGACCAGGCTCAAGATTTTCGTTTGAATCCCAATGAGGTAGATGAGGTATTTACTGTTTCGCTTTCGGAATTAGCATCCACAAAAAACAGAAAAAGAGAAGAATGGCAACTTAGAGATACCCCTTATATCGTTCCTTTTTGGGATATTCACCGGGTACCGCTTTGGGGTGCTACGGCTATGATGATTAGTGAACTTCTCGAATTATACCGGGAGTATACCGATCAGTAG
- a CDS encoding adenosine kinase: protein MKTYNVYGIGNALVDLEFKISDEFIKKHGIEKGMMTLVDEEKQNQLINAINMEGVGRMSGGSAANTVYAISQFGGKSFYSCKVANDKFGDFFLDEMGEAGIKTNLDQKEREEGTTGKCLVMISEDAERTMNTFLGITTNLSVSDVDELSLKDSEYLYMEGYLVASPTAFEAMKLTKRIAEENGVKTSITLSDPTIVEFFKDKFYEVIGASVDLLFCNEEEAIMFTETQDVMEAREELKKSAKRFVITQGKNGAMIFDGDTFIDIEPYEVNAINANGAGDMFAGAFLYGITNGLGYADSGKLASLASSKVVSQFGPRLKWHEVQEILKASR from the coding sequence ATGAAAACTTACAATGTATATGGCATTGGAAATGCCCTGGTTGATCTGGAATTTAAAATCTCGGATGAGTTCATCAAAAAACATGGTATCGAAAAAGGAATGATGACCCTGGTTGATGAAGAGAAACAGAATCAGCTTATCAATGCAATTAACATGGAAGGTGTGGGGAGGATGTCTGGAGGATCAGCAGCTAACACAGTTTATGCTATTAGCCAATTTGGAGGAAAATCTTTCTACTCATGTAAAGTGGCTAATGATAAGTTTGGAGATTTCTTTTTGGACGAAATGGGAGAAGCAGGGATAAAAACAAATTTAGATCAAAAAGAGAGGGAAGAGGGTACCACAGGTAAATGCCTTGTAATGATTAGCGAAGATGCTGAACGAACAATGAACACCTTTCTTGGAATAACAACAAACCTCTCTGTTTCAGACGTTGATGAGTTGTCACTTAAAGATTCCGAGTATTTATATATGGAAGGGTATCTTGTGGCATCTCCTACTGCTTTTGAAGCAATGAAATTAACCAAAAGAATTGCAGAAGAGAATGGAGTTAAAACTTCTATAACCCTCTCTGACCCAACCATTGTAGAGTTTTTTAAGGATAAATTTTATGAAGTAATTGGTGCTTCAGTTGATCTTCTTTTTTGTAATGAGGAAGAAGCCATTATGTTTACTGAAACGCAGGATGTAATGGAAGCTCGTGAGGAGTTAAAAAAATCCGCAAAGCGTTTTGTGATTACCCAGGGTAAGAATGGAGCTATGATTTTTGATGGAGACACTTTCATAGATATTGAACCCTATGAAGTAAACGCAATCAATGCGAATGGAGCCGGAGATATGTTTGCAGGAGCTTTTTTGTACGGTATTACTAATGGATTGGGTTATGCCGATTCGGGTAAACTGGCAAGTCTTGCATCTTCAAAAGTAGTATCTCAATTTGGCCCAAGGTTAAAATGGCATGAAGTTCAGGAAATTTTGAAGGCTTCGAGATGA
- the rdgB gene encoding RdgB/HAM1 family non-canonical purine NTP pyrophosphatase: protein MNKLVLASRNKDKIEEMKSLLSKLGIEVLSALDFPHLQDVDEDQPSLEGNALKKARYVFQETGFPALSDDTGLEVNALDGAPGVYSARYSGEDASYQDNVDKLLREMSPMENRTAQFRTVVALVDGEKEYTFEGVCKGKILTQEKGNKGFGYDPVFKPDGFENSFAEMEAVLKNEISHRWRAIQKFINYLSEFDN from the coding sequence ATGAATAAACTTGTACTGGCATCGAGGAATAAAGATAAAATAGAGGAAATGAAAAGCCTGCTTTCAAAATTAGGCATAGAAGTACTCTCAGCTTTAGATTTTCCACATCTTCAGGATGTAGATGAAGACCAGCCAAGTTTGGAAGGAAATGCCTTAAAAAAAGCACGCTATGTTTTTCAGGAAACAGGATTTCCAGCACTTTCTGATGATACAGGACTTGAAGTGAATGCATTAGATGGAGCACCGGGAGTATACTCTGCCCGATATTCAGGTGAAGACGCAAGTTATCAGGATAATGTAGATAAACTGCTTAGAGAAATGTCGCCGATGGAAAATCGAACAGCTCAATTTCGTACCGTAGTAGCACTGGTTGATGGAGAAAAAGAATACACTTTTGAAGGGGTTTGTAAAGGTAAAATCCTTACTCAGGAGAAAGGGAACAAAGGTTTTGGATATGATCCTGTTTTTAAGCCTGATGGGTTTGAGAACAGCTTTGCTGAAATGGAAGCTGTTTTGAAGAACGAAATTAGTCACCGTTGGCGCGCCATCCAGAAATTTATAAACTACTTATCCGAATTTGACAACTGA
- a CDS encoding sodium:solute symporter, with the protein MQFGLIDYIVLVLYLVGVAFFGFKASGKQKSAKDYFLAGDGVPWWAALFSVVATETSTLTFISIPAVAYGGNLTFLQITLGYLIGRIIVAFYFLPKYYEGELYTAYQFLERRFGAKMRNATSATFMFTRLLADGVRLFATAIPLAIILRFGGAFTQMGDLELYVLSILIISVITLFYTFFGGIKAVVWMDVVQMIVYLGGAGLALFLLLNQLPDGWKTVTDMARPDHKLQIFRSGFDLSFKEFIAQPYTFFTALVGGAVFSLASHGTDQLLVQRLLATGDLKSGQKALVWSGVVVMLQFALFLVIGLLLFAFYNGVNPDVLGLATNDEIFAKFIVEHLPPGISGLIVAALFAAAMSSLSSSLNSLASATTFDFYKPYFSKENNAEKDLMISRRITLVWGVILTVSALIFAYLQLQEGERPTVVELGLGIASYTYGGLLGAFLLGMFFTKPTTKDALIGFFAGLISLLFLVNGPVQQILPGEGLIIAWPLYTLVGSLIVIGVALVSEKIRSGLS; encoded by the coding sequence ATGCAGTTTGGACTGATAGATTATATTGTTCTTGTTTTATATCTGGTTGGAGTAGCCTTTTTTGGATTCAAAGCATCAGGAAAACAAAAATCTGCTAAAGACTATTTTCTAGCGGGGGACGGTGTTCCCTGGTGGGCAGCACTTTTTTCTGTTGTTGCTACTGAAACAAGCACCCTTACTTTTATAAGCATTCCTGCTGTAGCCTATGGAGGAAATCTCACCTTTTTGCAAATTACGCTGGGTTATTTAATAGGTCGGATTATAGTAGCGTTCTACTTCTTGCCTAAATACTATGAAGGAGAACTATATACCGCGTATCAGTTTCTGGAAAGACGTTTCGGTGCTAAAATGCGCAATGCTACGAGTGCCACTTTTATGTTTACCCGATTACTTGCCGATGGAGTAAGGTTGTTTGCAACAGCTATTCCACTTGCAATAATATTGAGGTTTGGAGGAGCTTTTACCCAAATGGGTGATTTAGAACTTTATGTCTTGTCCATTCTGATAATTTCTGTTATTACTCTGTTTTATACTTTTTTTGGAGGAATTAAAGCGGTGGTTTGGATGGACGTGGTACAGATGATAGTGTATTTAGGTGGTGCAGGGCTGGCACTCTTTTTACTATTAAATCAGCTTCCTGATGGGTGGAAAACAGTAACCGATATGGCCAGACCTGATCATAAGCTTCAAATATTCAGATCAGGTTTCGATCTATCATTTAAGGAGTTCATTGCTCAACCCTATACCTTTTTTACTGCACTAGTTGGTGGAGCTGTCTTTTCACTAGCTTCCCATGGTACAGATCAACTATTAGTACAACGATTACTTGCTACCGGAGATCTGAAATCGGGTCAAAAAGCTCTGGTGTGGAGTGGAGTAGTTGTAATGCTACAGTTTGCCCTATTTCTCGTGATCGGCTTACTGCTATTTGCTTTCTATAATGGAGTAAATCCTGATGTACTAGGTTTGGCTACCAATGACGAAATTTTTGCGAAATTCATTGTTGAACATTTACCACCAGGTATTTCAGGATTAATTGTAGCGGCACTTTTTGCTGCCGCTATGAGTAGTCTTAGTTCCTCACTTAATTCTCTAGCCTCAGCTACTACCTTTGATTTCTACAAACCATATTTCAGCAAGGAGAACAATGCTGAAAAAGATTTGATGATCTCAAGGAGGATTACACTTGTTTGGGGAGTCATACTTACAGTTTCGGCGCTTATCTTTGCTTATCTGCAATTGCAAGAAGGTGAACGACCTACAGTAGTTGAACTTGGCTTGGGGATAGCTTCCTATACATATGGTGGGCTTTTGGGTGCTTTCTTGTTGGGTATGTTTTTTACCAAGCCTACTACTAAAGATGCATTAATTGGCTTTTTTGCAGGATTAATTTCTCTGCTCTTTTTAGTTAATGGCCCGGTTCAACAGATACTACCGGGTGAAGGTCTGATAATTGCCTGGCCACTTTACACACTAGTAGGAAGCTTGATTGTAATAGGAGTGGCGTTAGTTAGCGAAAAAATAAGAAGCGGGTTGTCTTAG
- a CDS encoding nuclear transport factor 2 family protein, translating to MSNKDLIVSFYNSFARKDFENMGIVYDDRATFDDPAFSLKGREIAAMWHMLCERGRDLEITFEAVKEEGGYVYAHWEAIYSFSLTKRKVHNKIDARFRFEDQKVIEHIDTFNFWRWSSQALGTPGIVLGWSPFLKNRVRKQAADSLTTFISKNPKYQAD from the coding sequence ATGTCTAACAAAGATTTAATAGTAAGTTTTTACAACTCTTTTGCTCGGAAAGACTTTGAGAATATGGGAATTGTCTATGATGATAGAGCCACATTCGATGACCCTGCGTTCAGTCTTAAAGGAAGAGAAATCGCAGCCATGTGGCATATGCTTTGTGAGAGAGGCAGAGACCTCGAAATAACTTTTGAAGCAGTTAAAGAAGAAGGAGGATATGTATATGCTCATTGGGAAGCTATTTATTCTTTTTCACTTACAAAGCGAAAAGTTCATAATAAAATTGATGCCAGGTTTCGATTTGAAGACCAAAAAGTGATCGAACATATAGATACATTCAACTTCTGGCGTTGGTCTTCGCAAGCGTTAGGTACACCTGGAATAGTATTAGGCTGGTCTCCATTTTTGAAGAACAGAGTTAGGAAACAGGCAGCGGATTCCTTAACTACTTTTATTTCAAAGAATCCCAAATACCAGGCCGATTAA
- a CDS encoding pyridoxal phosphate-dependent aminotransferase, with product MRQKLLSDGAKELSYEIREIVKKAKLLQEKGQEIFWENIGDPIQKNAQIPHWIKEIVTELSRDDKTYGYCDSKGELETREFLAQRTNALDGVQITSEDILFFNGLGDAIATLYHYLEPTTRVIGPSPAYSTHSSAEAAHANNQPLTYRLDPENHWYPDMDDLRNKVKYNPNIVAILIINPDNPTGMVYPKEILDEIVLLAKEYNLFLISDEIYNQITYNGARAYALSEVIKDVPGIAMKGISKELPWPGARCGWIECYNRNSDPEFDRLCKTLDDAKMIEVCSTTLPQLAIPRILGDPRYQEYREELNTKIGNRSSFISETLQEVPELTFNPTYGAFYNTIVFKEGALNEKQSLPIEHPAIKELVEDWVDGVSLDTRFVYYLLGATGICVVPISSFCSDLLGFRITLLEEDEELLKEIFTTLKDSIRLYLDS from the coding sequence ATGCGTCAAAAATTACTCAGTGACGGAGCAAAAGAGCTCAGTTATGAAATCCGGGAAATTGTAAAGAAAGCAAAGCTCTTACAGGAAAAGGGGCAAGAGATTTTTTGGGAGAATATTGGTGATCCGATACAAAAAAACGCACAAATTCCTCATTGGATCAAAGAAATTGTGACAGAGTTATCCCGTGATGACAAAACCTATGGATATTGTGATTCTAAGGGAGAACTTGAAACCCGTGAATTTTTGGCTCAGCGTACCAATGCATTAGATGGTGTTCAAATAACATCTGAGGATATTTTATTCTTCAATGGGCTTGGTGATGCTATAGCAACATTATATCATTACCTGGAACCCACTACGCGGGTAATTGGGCCTTCTCCGGCGTATTCGACTCATTCATCTGCTGAGGCTGCTCACGCCAATAACCAGCCATTAACCTATAGGCTGGATCCTGAGAACCATTGGTATCCGGATATGGATGATCTGCGAAATAAGGTGAAATATAATCCCAATATCGTAGCCATTTTGATTATCAATCCGGACAACCCAACCGGAATGGTTTATCCAAAGGAGATCCTGGACGAAATTGTGTTACTGGCAAAAGAATACAACCTATTTCTTATATCGGATGAGATCTATAATCAGATCACTTATAACGGAGCACGAGCTTATGCACTTTCTGAGGTGATTAAAGATGTTCCGGGAATAGCTATGAAAGGCATTTCTAAAGAATTACCATGGCCCGGTGCTCGCTGTGGTTGGATTGAGTGTTATAATAGAAATTCAGATCCGGAATTCGATCGGCTTTGTAAAACGCTGGATGACGCCAAAATGATAGAAGTTTGTTCCACAACTCTTCCTCAACTCGCCATTCCCAGGATTTTAGGAGATCCCAGATATCAGGAATACAGGGAGGAATTGAATACAAAAATTGGGAATAGAAGCAGCTTTATCTCCGAAACACTTCAGGAAGTACCAGAGCTTACATTCAACCCAACTTATGGAGCTTTTTACAATACTATCGTTTTTAAGGAGGGTGCATTAAATGAGAAACAATCTCTACCGATTGAGCACCCCGCCATCAAAGAGCTGGTAGAGGATTGGGTGGATGGAGTTTCTCTGGATACACGATTTGTGTACTATTTGCTTGGAGCTACGGGGATATGTGTAGTTCCCATTTCTTCCTTTTGTTCAGATTTGCTTGGTTTCCGTATCACGCTGCTTGAAGAGGACGAAGAGTTACTGAAGGAGATATTTACAACATTGAAAGATTCGATAAGATTGTATCTTGACTCATAG
- a CDS encoding aminotransferase class IV produces the protein MPNGTHNAIHDPRNEQVLISINGELFPRQEAKISVFDSGYLVGDGVWEGLRLHHGSLVFWDEHMDRLWQGAKAIGMDLGISRKELKTMVQNVLDANQMDDGVHVRIMVTRGIKKTPSQDPRLTISGPNVVIIAEHKQADPETRNKGITLFTSTIRRGSPDYLDPRLNCHSKLHEVQALIQALEAGADEALMLDIHGFVSTCNATNFFMVKDGEVWTSTGQYCMNGITRGKVIEVCEENNIPCLQKNFSLYDVYGADEAFVTGSFGGLTPVTKIDGRVILDSVPGTITGLLQKLYQGKIESATKN, from the coding sequence ATGCCTAATGGAACCCACAACGCCATACATGACCCTCGGAATGAACAAGTTCTCATTTCCATCAATGGGGAGTTATTTCCTAGACAGGAAGCGAAGATCTCAGTTTTTGACAGTGGCTATTTAGTAGGGGATGGGGTCTGGGAAGGTTTGAGATTGCATCATGGAAGCCTAGTCTTCTGGGACGAACATATGGATCGTCTCTGGCAGGGAGCCAAAGCAATTGGCATGGATTTGGGGATAAGCCGGAAAGAGCTCAAAACAATGGTTCAAAACGTACTGGATGCTAACCAAATGGATGATGGTGTCCACGTTCGGATCATGGTAACACGTGGTATTAAAAAGACCCCAAGTCAGGATCCAAGGCTAACTATATCAGGGCCTAATGTGGTAATAATAGCAGAGCATAAACAAGCTGACCCTGAAACCAGAAATAAAGGAATTACCCTCTTCACAAGTACCATCCGGCGCGGTTCTCCGGATTATTTAGATCCAAGACTGAACTGTCATAGTAAGCTTCATGAGGTGCAGGCATTAATTCAGGCATTGGAAGCGGGAGCTGATGAGGCCTTGATGTTGGATATCCATGGATTTGTAAGCACCTGCAATGCTACCAACTTTTTCATGGTGAAAGATGGGGAGGTATGGACATCCACCGGGCAGTATTGCATGAATGGTATTACGCGTGGAAAGGTAATAGAGGTTTGCGAAGAAAATAACATTCCATGCCTCCAGAAGAATTTCTCGTTATATGATGTGTATGGAGCTGATGAAGCCTTTGTAACAGGTAGTTTTGGCGGACTTACACCAGTAACTAAGATTGATGGACGTGTTATTTTGGATTCAGTTCCCGGAACTATTACAGGGCTACTTCAGAAATTGTACCAGGGCAAGATTGAATCCGCTACAAAAAATTAA
- a CDS encoding sulfotransferase family protein → MYSFAQRSDTTVVDEPLYAHYLTSTNAHEYHPGAEEVIANQENDGQKVIEEIIFGDYDTPVVFFKHMTHHLVDLDWGFMKDTINIILTRDPNDMLRSIVHQIPNPTMRDVGYAAHLELMEYLKGIGQQPIVIDSKEVLMNPRQKLTEICNHLDIPFEETMLNWEAGARPEDGIWAKHWYHNVHKSTSFQLYKAKTGPFPEELRGLLNESEGCYSKLLSL, encoded by the coding sequence ATGTACTCCTTCGCACAACGAAGCGATACAACAGTTGTTGATGAACCCTTATATGCCCACTATCTCACCTCAACAAATGCCCATGAATACCATCCGGGAGCAGAAGAGGTGATAGCTAACCAGGAAAATGACGGGCAAAAAGTGATCGAGGAAATCATTTTTGGAGACTATGACACTCCAGTTGTCTTTTTTAAGCACATGACCCACCATCTTGTTGATCTGGATTGGGGCTTTATGAAGGATACGATCAACATCATTCTTACCCGCGATCCTAATGATATGCTTCGGTCCATTGTGCACCAAATTCCGAATCCAACGATGAGAGACGTAGGCTATGCGGCTCATTTGGAACTCATGGAATACTTGAAAGGAATTGGCCAACAGCCTATAGTGATCGATTCCAAAGAAGTGTTGATGAACCCTCGCCAAAAACTCACAGAGATTTGTAATCACCTCGATATTCCTTTTGAAGAGACTATGCTAAACTGGGAAGCCGGTGCCCGACCCGAAGATGGCATTTGGGCGAAGCACTGGTATCACAATGTGCATAAATCTACCAGTTTTCAGCTTTATAAAGCTAAAACGGGGCCTTTTCCGGAGGAATTGAGGGGTTTGCTGAATGAGAGTGAGGGGTGTTATTCTAAATTGTTAAGCCTGTAA
- a CDS encoding adenylosuccinate synthase, with translation MATRVVIGAQWGDEGKGKIVDLLSDKADYVARFQGGANAGHTLKFDDKEVVLHLVPSGIFNGDANCIIGNGVVIDPIALVKEIEGVKAMGFSLDNRFFISQTAHVILPYHKILDQLKEKRRAKDAIGTTGRGIGPAYVSKVARIGIRMIDLLDKTVLRKKIEQNILDINYALENLYKEPVLNADNLMSELEPAINTLTPFICNTSNMLHEAIESGEQILLEGAQGCLLDVDHGTYPFVTSSSPTSGGACTGTGVPPTAITHVMGITKAYCTRVGNGPFPTELEDETGEELRKKGHEFGATTGRPRRCGWLDLVALKYAVRINGMNELTLTKMDVMDGFEEIKVCTSYKVDGEETTVFPLCLDEVENVEPVYTTLLGWDKDISGMTKWEELPDTAKSYINFVEEYLGVKFTIISTGPKRSETIIR, from the coding sequence ATGGCCACTCGTGTTGTAATTGGCGCCCAATGGGGCGATGAAGGAAAAGGAAAGATTGTTGACCTGTTAAGTGATAAAGCAGATTATGTTGCTCGTTTTCAAGGTGGTGCAAATGCTGGTCACACCCTTAAGTTTGATGACAAGGAAGTAGTCCTCCACTTGGTACCATCCGGTATTTTTAATGGGGATGCCAACTGCATCATCGGGAATGGAGTTGTTATCGATCCTATCGCCCTGGTCAAAGAAATCGAAGGAGTAAAAGCCATGGGCTTTTCCTTAGACAATCGATTCTTTATTAGCCAGACTGCACACGTGATCCTTCCCTACCACAAAATCCTGGATCAGCTCAAAGAAAAACGCCGGGCTAAAGATGCCATTGGAACTACCGGACGCGGAATTGGCCCAGCCTATGTGAGCAAAGTTGCTCGCATTGGTATCAGAATGATTGATCTACTAGATAAAACGGTACTCCGGAAAAAGATTGAGCAGAATATCCTGGATATTAATTATGCTCTTGAAAACCTCTATAAAGAGCCTGTACTCAACGCCGATAATTTGATGTCGGAACTTGAGCCAGCCATTAACACCCTTACCCCCTTTATTTGCAATACCTCCAATATGCTTCATGAAGCTATTGAATCGGGTGAACAGATTTTATTAGAAGGTGCACAAGGATGTTTGTTAGATGTAGATCACGGGACTTACCCATTTGTTACCTCTTCTTCTCCTACTTCCGGGGGAGCCTGTACAGGAACCGGAGTTCCACCAACCGCCATTACACATGTGATGGGTATCACCAAAGCTTACTGCACTCGTGTAGGTAATGGCCCCTTCCCTACTGAACTAGAAGATGAAACCGGGGAAGAACTCCGCAAAAAAGGCCATGAATTTGGTGCTACCACAGGTCGTCCACGTCGTTGCGGCTGGCTGGATTTGGTGGCGCTAAAATATGCTGTCCGTATTAACGGGATGAATGAGCTTACCCTGACCAAGATGGATGTGATGGATGGTTTTGAGGAAATTAAAGTCTGTACTAGTTACAAAGTTGATGGAGAAGAAACCACTGTTTTCCCTCTTTGTTTAGATGAAGTAGAAAATGTGGAGCCAGTGTACACCACCCTTCTGGGCTGGGATAAAGACATCTCTGGAATGACTAAATGGGAAGAACTCCCTGATACCGCCAAATCCTACATCAATTTTGTGGAAGAGTATTTAGGGGTGAAGTTCACCATTATCTCTACTGGCCCGAAAAGATCCGAGACGATTATTCGGTAG